A window of Macrobrachium rosenbergii isolate ZJJX-2024 chromosome 15, ASM4041242v1, whole genome shotgun sequence contains these coding sequences:
- the LOC136846828 gene encoding uncharacterized protein: protein MESPKSFFEGIINNPELASSLITIESAFNSPFPPPTMLTRYCHDVPFWDSHSPTTPILLSTPNNYSHSLPPTTAICSPNYSHPLPTTPIHSPNYSHTLSLTTPIHSPTTPIRLSTPHNYFHSLQPATPIYSQLLPSTPHYSQTPIHSPSTPILLSTPHNYSHSLPPTTPIYSPTTPSTPQLLPSSFPTTTILPTIPSILPSTPNNYYHSLSPLLP, encoded by the exons ATGGAGAGTCCCAAGTCATTTTTTGAAGGTATTATCAACAACCCGGAACTCGCTTCCAGTCTCATTACTATAGAAAGCGCTTTCAATTCCCCATTTCCACCTCCCACAATGCTGACGAGGTATTGTCATGATGTTCCATTCTGGGATTC CCactccccaactactcccatTCTCCTATCCACTCCCAACAACTACTCACATTCACTCCCACCAACTACTGCCATCTGCTCacccaactactcccatccactccccactACTCCCATTCACTCTCCCAACTACTCCCATACTCTATCCTtgactactcccatccactcccccacTACTCCCATACGCCTATCCACTCCCCACAACTACTTCCATTCACTCCAACCAGCTACTCCCATCTATtcccaactactcccatccactccccactACTCCCAAACTCCTATCCACTCCCCCTCTACTCCCATACTTCTATCTACTCCCCACAACTACTCACATTCACTCCCACCAACTACTCCCATCTATTCCCCAACTACCCCATCTACTCCCCAATTACTCCCATCCTCTTTTCCAACTACTACCATACTCCCAACCATTCCTTCAATACTCCCATCCACGCCCAACAACTACTACCATTCACTCTCACCACTACTCCCATAG